One segment of Geminicoccaceae bacterium DNA contains the following:
- a CDS encoding acyl-CoA dehydrogenase C-terminal domain-containing protein, protein MVTYKAPLDDMGFILDMLDYERRVASLPGYEEATRDLAGSVLEEAARFCEEQLLPLNRSGDEEGCHIENGVVRTPKGFRDVYRTYCEAGWVGLSADPRYGGQGLPKVLNTAFGEILCATNLSFAIYPGLSRGAFDAIETWGSEELKSSYLPKLASGEWAATMNLTEPQCGTDLGLIRSKAEPAGDGSYRVSGSKIFISGGDQDLSENIIHLVLAKLPDAPPGTRGISLFLVPKFLSNEDGSPGERNKVVCASLESKMGIKAASTCAMHFEEATGWLLGEPHGGMKAMFTMMNEARLMVAMQGVGLAEAAYQSAVDYARDRLQGRSLGGPKAPDRPADPIIVHPDVRHHLMTMRALNEGCRALALWVGIEADVAARHPDPQTRHAADDLVALMTPICKAFFTDHGTDAANRGMQVMGGHGYIREWGMEQLVRDARIAQIYEGTNGIQALDLVGRKLGLGTGRLLRRFFHPLLAFIEQISSHEEMRDMAVLLAKATGRLQQASATIAQRGLADPEEAGAAASDYLRLFALVALGWMWARMVLATAGRDDGFARGKRQTATYYFTRILPESSALFARIMSGKAAVMALADDAF, encoded by the coding sequence ATGGTGACCTACAAGGCGCCGCTCGACGACATGGGCTTCATTCTGGACATGCTCGACTATGAGAGGCGCGTCGCATCGCTGCCGGGGTATGAAGAGGCCACGCGCGATCTGGCGGGCAGTGTCCTTGAGGAGGCAGCAAGGTTCTGCGAGGAGCAGTTGCTGCCACTCAACCGTTCCGGAGACGAGGAAGGTTGCCATATTGAAAATGGTGTCGTGCGTACACCGAAAGGCTTCAGGGATGTCTATCGGACCTATTGCGAAGCCGGCTGGGTGGGGCTTTCGGCGGACCCCCGATATGGCGGGCAGGGGCTGCCGAAGGTGCTCAATACCGCGTTCGGCGAGATCCTGTGCGCCACCAATCTGAGCTTTGCCATCTATCCCGGTCTCAGCCGCGGTGCGTTCGATGCCATCGAGACATGGGGCAGCGAGGAGCTCAAATCCTCCTACCTGCCGAAGCTGGCCTCCGGCGAGTGGGCGGCGACCATGAACCTCACCGAACCGCAGTGCGGCACCGATCTGGGCCTGATCCGCAGCAAGGCGGAGCCTGCCGGCGACGGCAGCTACCGGGTGAGCGGCTCGAAGATCTTCATATCGGGTGGCGATCAGGATCTGAGCGAGAACATCATCCACCTGGTCCTGGCAAAGCTTCCCGATGCCCCGCCCGGGACACGCGGGATCTCGTTGTTCCTCGTTCCGAAATTTCTGTCCAACGAGGATGGTTCGCCCGGCGAGCGCAACAAGGTGGTCTGCGCATCTCTCGAATCGAAGATGGGAATCAAGGCTGCCTCCACCTGCGCCATGCACTTCGAAGAGGCGACGGGGTGGCTGCTGGGCGAACCGCATGGCGGCATGAAGGCGATGTTCACGATGATGAACGAGGCCCGCCTGATGGTGGCCATGCAGGGCGTGGGACTGGCCGAGGCAGCCTATCAGTCGGCCGTGGACTATGCCCGCGACCGCCTGCAGGGACGTTCGCTGGGCGGACCGAAGGCGCCCGACAGGCCGGCCGACCCCATCATCGTCCACCCCGATGTGCGCCACCACCTGATGACCATGCGCGCCCTCAACGAGGGGTGCAGGGCGCTGGCGCTGTGGGTCGGCATCGAGGCCGATGTCGCCGCCCGCCACCCCGATCCGCAGACGCGTCATGCCGCCGACGATCTCGTCGCGTTGATGACCCCCATCTGCAAGGCATTCTTCACCGATCACGGTACGGACGCCGCCAACCGGGGCATGCAGGTGATGGGAGGCCATGGCTATATCCGCGAATGGGGCATGGAGCAGCTCGTCCGCGATGCACGCATCGCCCAGATCTACGAGGGTACCAACGGCATCCAGGCCCTGGACCTCGTCGGGCGTAAGCTGGGGCTGGGTACAGGTCGCCTTCTGCGACGCTTCTTCCACCCGTTGCTGGCCTTCATCGAGCAGATTTCTTCGCATGAGGAAATGCGCGACATGGCGGTCTTGCTCGCCAAGGCGACCGGGCGGCTGCAGCAGGCCAGTGCCACGATCGCCCAGCGCGGGCTGGCCGATCCCGAGGAGGCGGGAGCGGCCGCGAGCGATTACCTGCGCCTGTTCGCCCTGGTCGCGCTGGGGTGGATGTGGGCGCGCATGGTGCTGGCGACGGCCGGCCGCGACGACGGATTCGCACGCGGCAAGCGCCAGACGGCGACCTATTATTTCACCCGCATCCTGCCCGAGAGTTCGGCGCTGTTCGCCCGGATCATGTCCGGCAAGGCGGCGGTGATGGCCCTGGCGGATGATGCTTTCTGA
- a CDS encoding CoA-binding protein — protein sequence MVGASANDMRPSYFAMLYLQKKGYKVYPVNPRYVGQDVLGEPFYPDLKSLPEPPDIVQVFRRSDEVPAVVDEAIAVGAKVVWMQLGVRHDEAARKARDAGLEVVMDRCPKIEYGRLFGEIGWLGVNRGVISGKRGQALQLRKKKGGLI from the coding sequence ATGGTCGGGGCTTCGGCCAACGACATGAGACCTTCCTACTTCGCCATGCTCTATCTTCAGAAGAAGGGTTACAAGGTTTATCCGGTCAATCCGCGCTATGTCGGTCAGGATGTACTGGGCGAGCCATTCTATCCCGATTTGAAATCTCTTCCCGAACCGCCCGACATCGTGCAGGTTTTCCGCCGTTCGGATGAAGTTCCCGCCGTGGTGGACGAGGCGATCGCCGTTGGTGCGAAGGTGGTCTGGATGCAGCTGGGCGTACGCCATGACGAGGCGGCGCGGAAGGCGCGCGACGCGGGACTCGAGGTGGTGATGGATCGCTGCCCCAAGATCGAATATGGCCGCCTGTTCGGTGAGATCGGCTGGCTTGGCGTCAATCGCGGCGTCATCAGTGGCAAGCGTGGCCAGGCCCTCCAGTTGCGCAAGAAGAAGGGTGGGCTGATCTGA
- a CDS encoding glutamate-5-semialdehyde dehydrogenase encodes MATVLKSSLAGEMEALGRAARMASRQLAISGTQARNRALAVAAQALRANRDAILDANALDMDAARARGTRGAFLDRLKLDEARVEAMAAGIEAIGELDDPVGEEIARWRRPNGLDIARVRTPLGVVGVIYESRPNVTADAGALCLKAGNAVILRGGSESFNSARAIHRCLIAGLEEAGLPAASIQLVPTVDREAVGMLLAMSDHVDVIVPRGGRSLIERVQAEARMPVFAHLEGLCHVYLHEAADPDMALEVTVNAKLRRVGICGAAETLLCDSSIVESHLDRIVKRLLEEGCEVRGDERTCALDGRVVAAGERDWVTEYLDRIIAVRVVDGIDMAINHINGYGSHHTDSIITDDEAAAVRFLREVDSAIVMHNASTQFADGGEFGMGAEIGISTGRMHARGPVGVEQLTSFKYVVRGTGQIRPV; translated from the coding sequence ATGGCCACCGTCCTGAAGTCATCGCTTGCCGGTGAGATGGAAGCGCTCGGGCGCGCCGCGAGAATGGCTTCGAGGCAACTCGCCATCTCCGGCACGCAAGCCAGGAACCGGGCGCTGGCCGTTGCCGCGCAGGCCCTCCGCGCGAACCGGGACGCCATTCTCGATGCCAATGCGCTGGACATGGATGCGGCGCGCGCGCGCGGCACCAGGGGCGCCTTTCTCGACCGGCTGAAGCTGGATGAGGCGCGAGTCGAGGCGATGGCCGCCGGCATCGAGGCGATTGGCGAGCTGGATGATCCTGTCGGGGAGGAAATCGCCCGGTGGAGAAGACCCAATGGCCTCGACATCGCCCGCGTACGCACGCCGCTCGGCGTGGTCGGTGTCATCTACGAGAGCCGCCCGAATGTCACGGCCGATGCGGGGGCACTGTGTCTCAAGGCGGGCAATGCCGTCATCCTGAGGGGCGGTTCGGAAAGTTTCAACAGCGCCCGGGCGATCCATCGTTGTCTCATTGCGGGGCTTGAGGAAGCGGGATTGCCCGCGGCCTCGATCCAGCTCGTGCCGACCGTCGATCGCGAGGCCGTCGGCATGTTGCTGGCGATGAGCGATCATGTCGACGTGATCGTTCCCCGGGGTGGCCGCTCGCTCATCGAGCGCGTGCAGGCCGAGGCCCGCATGCCGGTATTCGCCCATCTCGAGGGACTCTGCCATGTCTACCTGCACGAGGCGGCCGATCCCGACATGGCCCTCGAGGTGACCGTCAATGCCAAGTTGCGCCGGGTCGGGATCTGCGGGGCAGCCGAAACACTGCTGTGCGATTCGTCCATTGTCGAAAGTCACCTGGACAGGATCGTGAAGCGATTGCTTGAGGAAGGATGCGAGGTCCGCGGGGACGAGCGGACATGCGCGCTCGACGGGCGGGTCGTCGCCGCCGGCGAGCGGGACTGGGTCACCGAATATCTGGACAGGATCATAGCCGTCCGCGTGGTCGATGGTATCGACATGGCCATCAACCATATCAACGGTTACGGGTCGCATCACACCGACAGCATCATCACGGACGACGAGGCGGCGGCGGTCAGGTTCCTTCGCGAGGTTGACAGCGCGATCGTCATGCACAACGCCTCGACCCAGTTCGCCGATGGTGGCGAATTCGGGATGGGTGCCGAAATTGGCATTTCCACCGGTCGCATGCATGCTCGTGGCCCGGTCGGCGTGGAACAGCTCACCAGCTTCAAGTATGTGGTGCGCGGGACAGGTCAGATCCGGCCGGTCTGA
- a CDS encoding nicotinate-nucleotide adenylyltransferase, whose protein sequence is MLPPPLHPLRVRPRLHVPVRQDAQSTLSGLAPPAIGLLGGSFNPAHGGHRHVSVEALKGLGLEQVWWLVSPQNPLKPRAGMAPFPTRLQQAKIVASHPRIRVTDIERRFGTVYTVDTVSRLMRCYPYRFVWIIGADNLLQMAQWRRWRDLAAMTPIAVFDRSPYSHGAVASKVATALYGSRLPECRADQLTRLNPPVWTYIHLRPHPASSTAMRNGLTGGWLRSGQDDDHVPAPAALRHTTSQTENGSYPPIP, encoded by the coding sequence ATGCTGCCGCCACCGTTGCACCCGCTGCGCGTCAGGCCGAGACTGCATGTCCCGGTCCGGCAGGACGCGCAATCAACGCTGTCCGGCTTGGCACCCCCGGCCATCGGCCTGCTGGGGGGATCGTTCAATCCGGCGCATGGCGGACATCGTCACGTCAGTGTCGAAGCCCTGAAGGGGCTCGGGCTTGAACAGGTCTGGTGGCTGGTCTCGCCGCAGAATCCGCTCAAGCCTCGCGCCGGCATGGCGCCGTTCCCGACACGTCTGCAGCAGGCGAAGATCGTCGCTTCGCATCCCCGGATACGCGTAACGGATATCGAGCGACGGTTCGGTACCGTTTATACCGTGGATACGGTAAGCAGACTAATGCGCTGTTATCCATATAGATTCGTGTGGATTATAGGTGCCGACAATCTTCTTCAGATGGCACAATGGCGCCGTTGGCGCGATCTGGCCGCCATGACACCGATTGCGGTGTTCGATCGCAGCCCCTATTCTCATGGTGCTGTGGCGAGCAAGGTTGCCACGGCACTTTACGGGTCGAGATTGCCGGAGTGCAGGGCCGATCAGTTGACAAGGTTGAATCCGCCTGTCTGGACTTACATCCACCTGAGACCGCATCCGGCCTCAAGCACGGCCATGCGGAATGGCTTGACGGGAGGCTGGCTTCGTTCCGGGCAGGACGATGACCACGTTCCGGCACCGGCCGCATTGCGACACACCACCTCTCAAACGGAGAACGGGTCATATCCACCGATACCCTGA
- the rsfS gene encoding ribosome silencing factor: MNGHGDSAVLDIILRSLDDDKAVDIVTVDLRGKTTIADTMVVASGTSQRHIAAMADKLMARLKENGFDAPGAEGLQESSWVLIDAGDVIVHLFRAETRSFYDIERLWAVSPPERLQAASNP; encoded by the coding sequence CTGAACGGGCACGGCGACAGCGCCGTCCTTGACATCATCCTCAGGTCGCTCGACGACGACAAGGCCGTCGACATCGTGACCGTCGATCTCCGTGGCAAGACCACGATCGCGGACACGATGGTCGTGGCCAGCGGAACCTCGCAGCGGCACATCGCAGCCATGGCCGACAAGCTCATGGCCCGGCTCAAGGAAAACGGCTTCGATGCCCCCGGCGCGGAGGGACTGCAGGAAAGCAGCTGGGTGCTGATCGACGCCGGCGATGTCATCGTTCACCTGTTCCGGGCCGAAACCCGTTCCTTCTACGACATCGAACGCCTGTGGGCGGTGTCACCGCCCGAACGTCTGCAGGCGGCCAGCAACCCGTAA
- a CDS encoding 23S rRNA (pseudouridine(1915)-N(3))-methyltransferase RlmH has protein sequence MRIRIIAIGRMRDASLEGIIERYRVRLPWTLEVVELQPRGRHVGMEAEAALIEAKLEPGHEVIALDERGRDLSSREFAAHVSRVVDDGVPTLDFIIGGADGLAPRLRHRAGRLLAFGRATWPHMLVRAMLVEQLYRASTIISGHPYHRD, from the coding sequence TTGCGTATCCGCATCATCGCCATCGGCCGCATGCGCGATGCGTCGCTGGAAGGGATCATCGAGCGTTATCGCGTGCGCCTGCCCTGGACGTTGGAAGTCGTCGAGTTGCAGCCGCGCGGCCGGCACGTCGGCATGGAGGCCGAGGCGGCGTTGATCGAGGCGAAGCTTGAACCGGGCCACGAGGTGATTGCACTCGACGAGCGCGGCCGGGATCTTTCCAGCCGCGAGTTCGCCGCCCATGTGAGCAGGGTGGTCGATGATGGTGTTCCCACTCTCGATTTCATCATCGGCGGTGCCGATGGCCTGGCTCCCCGACTTCGCCATCGTGCCGGACGGCTGCTTGCCTTCGGACGCGCCACCTGGCCGCACATGCTGGTGAGAGCGATGCTGGTCGAACAACTTTACCGTGCATCGACCATCATCAGCGGGCATCCTTACCATCGTGACTGA
- the ggt gene encoding gamma-glutamyltransferase: MRDFQQPGRSAAYAAHGMAATSHPLSTLTAVDVLRAGGNAVDAAIAAHAVQCVVEPQSTGIGGDCWAIVATPDGAVHALNSSGWAPQSATVDRVTGSVLDEVGKDGVREAGIGPGSRIGQLSAHAVTVPGAPAGWHALLEAHGTRSLDELLQPAIDHAVNGFVVTPRVAFDWQRAESTLRNSEAGRRIYLPSDRVPVPGDVMALPLLGETFRRLGREGWRAFYEGELAARMVASLQRFGGFHQIGDFAEFVPEWTEPLRSSYRSVDILELPPNGHGITALELLNILETQDLAALDPLGADRYHFEAEATRLAFRDRDRHVADRRHVPVPVERLLDKDHARKLAASIDRGRAMSLLPDPGLDPHPDTVYLSVVDRDGMAISLINSVYDSFGSGLVCPDTGVVFHSRGRAFRLDEHHPNVIAPRKRPLHTIIPGMAMKDGRVWACFGVMGGDYQPVGHAHVITNMRDYGMDPQQAVSSPRAMAYPGPLKVERGLPERTMLDLAMKGHVIAMADSPLGGGQVIRIDHERGVLVGGSDPRKDGMALGY; this comes from the coding sequence ATGCGTGATTTCCAACAGCCTGGCCGTTCTGCTGCCTATGCCGCACATGGCATGGCCGCGACCTCGCATCCGCTGTCGACGCTCACGGCGGTCGATGTCCTGAGGGCCGGAGGCAACGCCGTCGATGCGGCGATTGCTGCCCATGCGGTGCAATGTGTAGTTGAACCGCAATCCACCGGAATCGGCGGGGATTGCTGGGCCATCGTCGCGACCCCCGATGGCGCGGTCCACGCGTTGAACAGCTCGGGTTGGGCACCGCAGTCCGCGACGGTGGACCGGGTGACCGGGAGCGTGCTGGATGAGGTGGGCAAGGACGGCGTGCGCGAGGCGGGCATAGGCCCGGGCAGCCGTATCGGCCAGCTCAGCGCGCATGCGGTCACCGTGCCGGGAGCGCCGGCGGGATGGCATGCCTTGCTCGAAGCGCATGGCACTCGCTCGCTGGACGAACTGCTGCAACCGGCGATCGATCATGCCGTCAATGGCTTCGTGGTGACGCCACGGGTGGCTTTCGACTGGCAGCGGGCCGAATCGACCCTGCGCAACAGCGAGGCCGGCCGGCGCATCTACCTGCCGTCGGACCGTGTTCCCGTCCCGGGCGACGTCATGGCCCTGCCGTTGCTGGGCGAGACCTTCCGCAGGCTGGGCCGCGAGGGGTGGCGCGCCTTCTACGAGGGAGAGCTGGCAGCCCGGATGGTGGCGAGCCTTCAGCGTTTTGGCGGCTTTCACCAGATCGGGGATTTTGCCGAGTTCGTGCCGGAATGGACCGAACCGCTGCGATCCAGTTACCGGAGCGTGGACATTCTCGAACTGCCACCGAACGGACACGGCATCACTGCTCTCGAATTGCTGAATATCCTCGAAACGCAGGATCTGGCCGCCCTCGACCCGCTCGGTGCCGACCGCTACCACTTCGAGGCCGAGGCGACACGGCTGGCCTTCCGCGATCGCGACCGGCATGTGGCCGATCGTCGCCACGTGCCGGTTCCCGTGGAACGCCTGCTCGACAAGGACCATGCGCGCAAGCTGGCGGCGTCCATCGACCGCGGACGGGCCATGTCACTGCTGCCGGACCCCGGCCTCGATCCGCATCCCGACACGGTCTATCTGAGTGTCGTCGATCGCGATGGCATGGCCATCTCGCTGATCAACTCGGTCTATGACAGCTTCGGCTCCGGCCTCGTCTGTCCCGATACCGGCGTGGTCTTCCACTCGCGCGGGCGGGCCTTCCGCCTCGACGAGCACCATCCCAACGTCATTGCTCCCCGCAAGCGGCCGCTGCATACGATCATTCCCGGCATGGCCATGAAGGATGGCCGGGTCTGGGCCTGCTTCGGCGTGATGGGCGGCGACTACCAGCCGGTCGGTCACGCGCACGTCATCACCAACATGCGCGATTACGGCATGGATCCGCAACAGGCCGTCTCATCACCCCGGGCGATGGCCTATCCGGGACCGCTGAAGGTCGAACGCGGGCTGCCCGAGCGGACCATGCTGGATCTCGCCATGAAGGGCCATGTCATCGCCATGGCCGATTCTCCGCTGGGCGGCGGTCAGGTCATCCGTATCGACCACGAGCGGGGCGTGCTGGTCGGCGGTTCGGACCCACGCAAGGACGGAATGGCATTGGGATACTGA
- a CDS encoding sodium:proton antiporter, whose protein sequence is MTIFEISAILIVMAALFGYINHMVFKLPPTIGLVVMGLLASFAAMGLDRLIPGFTMVADLRAFVSSIDFYDALMNGMLGFILFAGALHVNFADLAHEKWMVILTATVGLLISTFIIGYGLNWYAGTPLLVALVFGALISPTDPVAVLGMLKTIRVPKSLQTKIAGESLFNDGVAVVVFLILAALAFGDGGQATGPLDVATLFFRDAVGGAVLGAVAGWLTCRLLAEVDEYVLEVLMTLALVMGTYALAGALHMSGPIAVVLAGLVVGNSGFEYGMSERTRLHVERFWHLVDEILNAALFLLIGIEVLAIPFESKTMHVIFLMIPLVLGARVVAIGLPMLVLARRQSFGRGTLPILVWGGLRGGISVALALSLPDSEYKPMIIAATYVVVVFSIIVQGMTMAPVIRRFGPTAAREEIISKTEAETGAKMKGETA, encoded by the coding sequence ATGACCATCTTCGAGATTTCGGCCATCCTCATCGTCATGGCGGCCCTGTTCGGCTACATCAACCACATGGTCTTCAAGCTGCCTCCGACCATCGGCCTCGTGGTCATGGGGCTGCTGGCCTCGTTTGCCGCCATGGGACTCGACCGGCTCATCCCCGGTTTCACCATGGTCGCCGACCTGCGGGCCTTCGTCTCCAGCATCGACTTCTACGATGCGCTGATGAACGGCATGCTCGGCTTCATCCTGTTCGCCGGGGCGCTGCACGTCAATTTTGCCGATCTCGCACATGAGAAATGGATGGTCATTCTCACGGCCACGGTCGGCCTCCTGATCTCGACATTCATCATCGGTTACGGTCTCAACTGGTATGCCGGAACGCCGCTGCTGGTGGCTCTCGTCTTCGGCGCTCTCATCAGCCCGACCGATCCCGTGGCTGTACTGGGCATGCTCAAGACCATCCGCGTGCCGAAGAGCCTGCAGACCAAGATCGCCGGCGAAAGCCTGTTCAATGACGGCGTCGCGGTGGTCGTGTTCCTCATCCTTGCGGCCCTGGCCTTCGGCGATGGCGGTCAGGCCACCGGGCCTCTGGACGTGGCCACGCTGTTTTTCCGTGACGCGGTCGGAGGGGCGGTCCTCGGTGCTGTGGCGGGCTGGCTGACCTGCCGACTGCTGGCCGAGGTGGACGAATACGTGCTCGAGGTCCTCATGACCCTGGCCCTGGTCATGGGAACCTACGCGCTGGCGGGCGCCCTGCACATGAGCGGACCCATCGCGGTGGTGCTGGCGGGACTCGTCGTCGGCAACAGCGGCTTCGAGTATGGCATGAGTGAGCGTACCCGGCTACATGTCGAGCGCTTCTGGCATCTCGTCGACGAGATCCTCAACGCTGCCCTGTTCCTGCTCATCGGCATCGAGGTGCTGGCCATTCCGTTCGAATCGAAGACCATGCACGTCATCTTCCTGATGATCCCGCTGGTCCTGGGTGCGAGGGTCGTGGCGATCGGCCTGCCGATGCTCGTTCTCGCGCGCCGACAGAGCTTCGGCAGGGGAACGTTGCCCATCCTCGTATGGGGCGGACTGCGCGGCGGCATTTCGGTGGCGCTCGCGCTCTCCCTGCCGGACAGCGAGTACAAGCCCATGATCATCGCGGCCACCTATGTCGTGGTGGTCTTCTCGATCATCGTCCAGGGCATGACCATGGCGCCCGTGATCCGCCGCTTCGGCCCGACGGCTGCCCGCGAGGAAATCATCTCGAAGACCGAGGCGGAAACCGGGGCGAAGATGAAAGGGGAGACCGCCTGA